The Emys orbicularis isolate rEmyOrb1 chromosome 21, rEmyOrb1.hap1, whole genome shotgun sequence genome has a segment encoding these proteins:
- the LOC135893067 gene encoding LOW QUALITY PROTEIN: leukocyte immunoglobulin-like receptor subfamily A member 2 (The sequence of the model RefSeq protein was modified relative to this genomic sequence to represent the inferred CDS: substituted 1 base at 1 genomic stop codon), protein MASALTILSLEYPKPTISVSPSRVVVLGGSVTIHCSVELSTGVLVAALWGPHCPVMASALTVLLLEGSYPKPSISVSPGGVIPVGGNVTIRCRHQHLGLRFHLYKAGDGNYLTYTVPAGSEAEFPITSARREHGGSYTCRYRHRTGQAAFSEPSDPVQIIVADPSLPRPSISLSPTGVTAPGADITIRCQGQRRYMRRWFYSRRGNRPDPAWSGAGSHPPRQCGARYQGQGGITIKPALEAAPLGHPDFTYANIARLGLSAVVLLILGLILAEAXYSRPRGAP, encoded by the exons ATGGCGTCTGCTCTCACCATCCTCTCACTCG AATACCCCAAACCCACCATCTCGGTGAGCCCCAGCAGGGTGGTGGTGCTTGGGGGAAGCGTCACCATCCACT GCTCAGTGGAGCTCAGCACTGGGGTGTTGGTGGCAGCACTGTGGGGCCCCCACTGCCCCGTCATGGCGTCTGCTCTCACCGTCCTCCTCCTCG AGGGGTCCTACCCCAAACCCTCCATCTCCGTCAGCCCCGGTGGGGTGATCCCCGTGGGGGGAAACGTCACCATCCGGTGTCGGCATCAGCACCTGGGCCTCAGGTTCCACCTCTACAAGGCTGGAGATGGGAACTATCTGACTTACACAGTCCCTGCTGGCTCTGAGGCTGAATTTCCCATCACCAGCGCCAGACGGGAACACGGTGGCAGCTACACCTGTCGTTATAGACACAGAACAGGACAAGCTGCCTTCTCGGAGCCCAGCGACCCTGTGCAGATCAttgtagcag ATCCCAGCTTACCCAGACCCTCCATCTCTCTGAGCCCCACTGGGGTCACCGCCCCAGGGGCAGACATCACCATCCGGTGTCAGGGGCAGCGCCGGTACATGAG ACGCTGGTTCTATTCCCGCAGGGGGAACCGACCCGACCCAGCCTGGAgcggcgccggctcccacccgcccAGGCAGTGCGGGGCCAGGTACCAGGGCCAGGGGGGAATCACCATCAAACCAGCCCTGGAAG cagcccccctggGGCACCCGGATTTCACCTACGCCAATATCGCCCGCCTGGGGCTGAGCGCCGTGGTCCTACTCATCCTGGGACTGATCCTGGCTGAGGCCTAGTACAGCCGCCCAAGGGGGGCGCCCTAG